The following is a genomic window from Brevibacterium limosum.
AGTGCGGGGCCTTCCGCGTCAGGGCGGCGGCCGCCTCGGCGTCGACATCACCGACGACGGCGAGGCTCCCGGCTGTGGCCACGGGCTCGAGATCGAGGATGAGATCGAGGACGTATTGAAGGTGGTCGAGGCTGCGGCGCCGATGGGCGGCGTCGAGCCCGGGATCGGCGGCACGCTGGTCATGCCAGGTGGGAGCCTCGATCGCCGAGGCACGGGAAGTGCGGGAGGCGAATCCGCCTCTGAGCACGTCGACGAGATCGACGAGGGAGAACAGGTCGAGCAGCGCCGGATCGCTCAGGTCGAGTCCGTCGGAGGCGCCTTCGCCGGTGAGGACCGCTCCGGTCGGGGTGTTGCGGTAGGCCTCGCCCTCTCGCGCGAGGAGTCCGAGGGAGCACATGGCCGTCAGCACCGGCCGCACGCGGTCGGCGTCGATGCCGAGTTCGGCGGCGATCGCCTCGGCGGTGGCGACTCCACCGGCTATGAGGTCGTTGATGCCAAGGGTGACGGCTGTCCGGGTGATGATCGCGGGGAGCAGTTCGGTCATTTCGTGGACCTGGTGGAGGACCTCGAGAGTGCTGTCCGGTTCGGCGCGGCCCTCACTCCCGGTCGCGGCGGACCCGGCCGAATCCGGGGACCCCGCTGCGCCGGAGCCGGCCGACGTGGACACGGCGGCTGATCCCTCGAGCGTGGACCCGGCCTCCGAATCGACTGCCGCCCCGGCCTCGGCGGGGCGAGTCGGCATCTTCCGCCAGTAGCCGACGACCTCGACGTCCTCTTTGGGAAGGCCGATCTCCCGGCGCAGGTAGCGGCGGATGGGCGCGATGGTCAGCGTCTCACCCGCCCACCAGGCGAAAGTGCGACCTTCGGGCAGGCCGAGGTTCTTCACGGCGTCGAACATCAGAGTCGACTCGCCCGGCACTGCGGATTCGCGGACGAGCCAGTCGATCTCGACGTTCGCCTCCGTGGGGATGTATTGGATGTCGTCGGAGGTGGGGACTTCGACGATGATGTGCCCGCGCGTGCCCGCAGGTGCCTCTTCGAGCCAGCGTCCGACGGCGGGCAGCGCCGTCTCGTCGGCGACGAGGAGGTGGAAGTCGATGTCCTCGGCCAGACCGGCGCAGGTCTTCGGCCCGGCGAAGCTGATGCGATCACCGACCGTGACGCCGAAGGCCCAGTCCGAGGCGAGCCCGGAATCGTGTCGGACGACATCGAAGGTGAAGGAATTGCTGTCAGGGTCGACGCTGCGGACGGTGTAGTCACGGGCGCGATTGAGCGCTTCGCGGTTCCACTTGAAGCGGAACTCCTCCTGCTCGCCGATGTCGAGGGATGAGCCGTCGGACGGGGGAATGACGAGTTTCACGTGATCGTCGAAACCCTCGGAGCGGAATGCAGGCCGCGCCATCCCGTCGACCTCACCCTCCGCCAATTGATCGCCCGCCACTGTCAGGCGTCGCATATTGGGGGGTGATGTCGACGATGCCGGTGACTTCCACCTCACGCAGGATGATCGGCAGCACCTGCAGAGGCCTGGAAGTACGCGGCATGTATTCAGCTCCGAGGGTTCTTGACGTATGAAACAGCGAGAAACGGAGAAGCCGGACCCACAACTTCAAGCAGGTGTGTCAACTGCCTTAGGCAAGACCGATGTTCCCTATATCTCATAGGTGAGCCTAACCTGGGATCGCGAGAGGTGCAACCACTGATTTTCAGCACCCTCGCATCGCCGTCTCAGTTCGATCCGACGCCTCTGCTCCGGCCTCGTTCTATTCCCTCGGTCCGGAGAGCAGCATGAGGGCGGCACCGGCGACGATGCGCCGGTACACCGGCTCGACGGACAGCGTGGCTCCGTCTGCTGTGAGGAGCCCGAGCTCGGTGAGCTCCTGCAGCTCGTCTGCCAGCAGCTTCGAGAGTCGCTCGCTGCGCACCTCGCCGAGGTCGAGTTCGGGGCGTTCGGGTGCCGAGTCTGGAGTGAGGATCTCGATGAGGCGCTGGGCGATCATGATTGCCGGGGCAGCGTAGTCGTCGCCGGGGACGAGGTTGACCACGTCGAGGAGCCGTTCGTGAATGAACGCGCCGATGACCGGCAGTGCGGTATCCGCGCTCACCTCGCCCTTCTTCCACTCGTCGGCGGCGCTTCCCGGGCGGATCTTGGTGCCGGTGATCTCGGTGATCTCAGCACTCTGCATCACGGCCCACATCGCTTCGAGGACGGGCACCTCATCGGCGCTGCGCGCATAGTTCACACCGTCTTCGTACCGGGCGTTCGAAGCTACCCCGACGGCGTCGATGCCGAACTTGCCGGCCGCCTCGGCGATATCGGCTCGCTTCACGCGTCCCGTTCCGGTCAGCGGTCGGGAGTCGCCGATCCAAGCGAGGATTCCGGTGATGCCGGCGACGAGGCGGTTCTGCGGCATGGGCTGCGCGAGCTGCTCCTCGCTCAGTGCATTGGCCTCGATGGCGGCCATCAGGGCCGAGGGCAGCGGGTCGGTGCGCATGCTCGCAGCCTCGGCTCGGACGCGAGCGGCGTTCCAGCGTTCGGGGGTCTCGTCGGTGTCCGCGCGGAAGCGGAGATAGTTGTCGAGCGCCTCGAGGCTGTCGAGGAAGATCACCGTCGAAGGCGATTCGCCGTCGGCCTTCTCGGCGTCCTCCTGTCCGTCGACTGCGAAGCTCTCAAGGACGTCGAGGAGGTCGTCGATTCCCTCCGGTTCGTCGATATCTGCGCGGGAGGATACGGCGATGCAGAACAGGAGGTGGGCGATGTCGAAGACCTCTGAGTCTTCATCGACATCGTCGTAGGTCTCGGCCAGCCAGTCGCGGAAGCGCTGGTAGAGCGGCATCTCGTAGACGGTCTTTTCGACCTCGTCCATTCGCTCATCGATGCCCTGCGGGTCAGCGCCAGCACCAGCTGCATTATCGGCAGCGTTCGATCCGCCGAGCCACTCCGGCAGTTCCTGTTCCGCAGCGGGGCCGTCCTGAACTTCCCGGTCGTCCTGGATCACTCGGTCGGTGGGGCTGTAGGTGCCGGCGACCGGTTCCGGATAGCCGTCGAGTGGCATGAGCTCATCGAAGACCTCCTCCGCTGAGACCTTGTCCCGCCTGGTCAGACGCACGACCGCAGCGGCCACGGCGAGCATGGAGCCCTCGAGGACGGGAAGTCCGCTGTTG
Proteins encoded in this region:
- a CDS encoding siderophore-interacting protein, giving the protein MRRLTVAGDQLAEGEVDGMARPAFRSEGFDDHVKLVIPPSDGSSLDIGEQEEFRFKWNREALNRARDYTVRSVDPDSNSFTFDVVRHDSGLASDWAFGVTVGDRISFAGPKTCAGLAEDIDFHLLVADETALPAVGRWLEEAPAGTRGHIIVEVPTSDDIQYIPTEANVEIDWLVRESAVPGESTLMFDAVKNLGLPEGRTFAWWAGETLTIAPIRRYLRREIGLPKEDVEVVGYWRKMPTRPAEAGAAVDSEAGSTLEGSAAVSTSAGSGAAGSPDSAGSAATGSEGRAEPDSTLEVLHQVHEMTELLPAIITRTAVTLGINDLIAGGVATAEAIAAELGIDADRVRPVLTAMCSLGLLAREGEAYRNTPTGAVLTGEGASDGLDLSDPALLDLFSLVDLVDVLRGGFASRTSRASAIEAPTWHDQRAADPGLDAAHRRRSLDHLQYVLDLILDLEPVATAGSLAVVGDVDAEAAAALTRKAPHSGRTIHTPGAESLSGRRSWPDVDCTLVIAGLTGRFRAEVTALLDRMLAASRTLIIVEPFTDEAEADDHQAEELITTLATTGSPSLTSDGIVTDMHALGAAHVEVKDIGWGFGRFRSAVIATRS